A part of Clarias gariepinus isolate MV-2021 ecotype Netherlands chromosome 14, CGAR_prim_01v2, whole genome shotgun sequence genomic DNA contains:
- the ace gene encoding angiotensin-converting enzyme isoform X1 codes for MHWAVLLLSLVGVGVALRPEWKPGTYLATEAGALLFVNDYNSTAEEVFSYSTEASWEYKTNLTNENSQQEITANLEKQGFTEAWGKLAKQLFNDALMDTFTDPNLKSLIKKINVLGPANLPETEREKYNVIQSQMDNIYSTSKVCPKPTECWSLEPELTKILATSRSYKQLLYAWEGWHNTSGGPLKPLYPQFVELSNKASIMDGFEDTGAYWRSWYESPTFERDLEGLFMQLQPLYLNLHAFVRRKLYDFYGPKYINLKGPIPAHLLGNMWAQSWNNIYDLMIPFPNKPNVDVTNTMVAKGYNATHMFRVAEEFFTSLGLKEMPARFWEKSMLEKPTDNREVVCHASAWDFYNREDFRIKQCTTVTMEQLFTVHHEMGHVEYYLQYKDQPVSFRRGANPGFHEAIGDVLSLSVSTPKHLNTIGLLDTLTDDIETDTNYLLKMALEKIAFLPFGYLIDQWRWGVFSGRTPPERYNSEWWYLRTKYQGICPPVRRTEENFDPGAKYHIPGNTPYIRYFVSYILQFQFHKKLCQEAGHTGPLHKCDIYRSTKAGAVLEKIMKFGSSRTWMDVLQETLGTNKMDASALMEYFQPITTWLENQNKQSGEILGWPDFDWMPPVPQGYPEDIAEKITDEAQAKDFLTDYNATAEEVWNTYTEASWAYNTDINEANKQTMLQKNLDMAKHTKDYGLKARKYDTTDFQDASVKRILKKLSDLERAALPDAELIEYNDLLASMETTYSVAKVCEKDGSCLPLDPDLNKIMAESRDYDRLLFAWQGWRNVSGRELRQTYKRYVELANLAARSNGHTDNGAFWRSLYETPTFEQDLEGLWKELQPLYLNLHTYVRRALYKKYGKERINLNGPIPAHLLGNMWAQTWSGIMDLVNPYPGATQVDVTQSMIDKKWDAVRMFEESDNFFKSLGLEPMPPEFWSKSMLTKPADREVVCHASAWDFYNRKDFRIKQCTVVTMDDLITVHHEMGHVQYFLQYKDQPISFRDGANPGFHEAIGDVLALSVSTPKHLNTIGLLDKVEDNHESTINFLMSIALDKIAFLPFGYLMDQWRWKVFDGRISSDEYNKEWWNLRLKYQGLCPPVTRTEDDFDPGAKFHIPANVPYIRYFVSFVIQFQFHEALCAAAGHTGPLHTCDIYKSTEAGKRLGDAMKLGFSKPWPEAMTMITGQPKMSAQALMKYFQPLTTWLEQENKKNGDILGWPDYSWTPTTTAAVVEETVPTVDFLGLNVDEAAAVAGQWVLLVFGIALLVSTSFLAYKYQKSRRLNKKSVSQMELK; via the exons ATCACTGCAAATCTGGAGAAGCAAGGTTTCACAGAAGCATGGGGAAAGCTGGCGAAGCAATTATTTAATGATGCACTCATGGACACTTTTACTGATCCAAACCTCAAGAGCCTTATCAAAAAGATCAATGTCCTGGGACCCGCCAACCTCCCGGAAACAGAACGAGAGAAG TACAATGTCATTCAGAGTCAGATGGACAACATATATTCCACCTCAAAGGTGTGTCCCAAACCAACAGAATGTTGGTCTTTAGAGCCTG AGTTGACAAAGATCTTGGCCACATCCCGGAGCTACAAGCAACTGCTGTATGCCTGGGAAGGTTGGCACAACACCTCTGGAGGACCACTCAAACCCCTTTACCCTCAATTTGTTGAACTCAGCAACAAAGCTTCCATTATGGATG GTTTTGAAGACACCGGTGCTTATTGGCGTTCCTGGTACGAGTCTCCAACTTTCGAGCGGGACCTCGAAGGCCTGTTCATGCAGCTGCAGCCCCTCTACCTAAACCTGCATGCATTTGTCCGTCGCAAGCTGTATGACTTCTACGGCCCCAAGTATATCAATCTCAAAGGCCCCATTCCTGCTCATCTGCTTG gtaaCATGTGGGCACAAAGCTGGAACAACATATATGACTTGATGATCCCTTTTCCTAATAAGCCTAATGTGGACGTGACTAACACTATGGTTGCTAAA GGATACAATGCCACCCATATGTTTCGGGTAGCTGAAGAATTCTTCACCTCTCTTGGGCTGAAAGAGATGCCTGCCCGGTTTTGGGAAAAGTCTATGCTCGAGAAGCCCACTGATAATCGAGAGGTGGTCTGTCATGCCTCTGCGTGGGACTTTTATAACCGGGAAGACTTTAG GATTAAACAGTGTACCACAGTGACTATGGAGCAGCTCTTTACAGTGCACCATGAGATGGGTCATGTAGAGTATTACCTGCAATACAAAGACCAGCCAGTCAGCTTCAGGAGAGGAGCCAACCCTGGCTTTCATGAGGCCATTGGAGATGTGCTGTCTCTTTCAGTATCGACACCCAAACACCTGAATACTATTGGCCTGCTTGACACACTAACCGATGACATTG AAACCGATACAAATTACCTGTTAAAGATGGCATTGGAGAAGATTGCCTTCCTTCCTTTTGGATACCTGATTGATCAGTGGCGCTGGGGAGTGTTCAGTGGACGGACACCACCTGAACGCTACAATTCAGAGTGGTGGTACCTCAG AACAAAATACCAAGGTATCTGTCCACCGGTGAGACGAACAGAGGAGAATTTTGATCCTGGGGCAAAATATCATATTCCAGGAAACACTCCATATATCAG GTACTTTGTGAGCTACATCCTGCAGTTCCAGTTTCACAAGAAGCTTTGCCAGGAAGCTGGACACACCGGACCACTGCATAAGTGTGACATCTACCGATCCACCAAGGCCGGGGCTGTTTTAGA aaaaatcatgaaGTTTGGTTCATCAAGGACTTGGATGGACGTGCTGCAGGAGACTTTGGGAACAAACAAAATGGACGCCAGTGCCCTAATGGAATACTTTCAGCCCATCACCACCTGGTTAGAGAACCAGAACAAGCAGTCGGGTGAAATACTCGGCTGGCCTGACTTTGATTGGATGCCTCCTGTTCCACAAGGTTACCCAGAAGACATTG CTGAGAAAATAACCGATGAGGCACAGGCGAAAGACTTCCTGACTGATTACAACGCCAcagcagaggaggtctggaacACTTACACTGAGGCGTCGTGGGcttacaacactgacatcaaTGAAGCAAACAAGCAGACTATG CTGCAGAAAAACCTTGACATGGCCAAACACACAAAGGACTACGGATTAAAGGCACGCAAGTATGACACTACTGATTTCCAGGATGCTTCAGTGAAAAGGATCCTAAAAAAACTGAGTGATCTGGAGAGAGCTGCACTCCCGGATGCAGAACTGATAGAG tacaaTGACTTGTTGGCCTCTATGGAGACCACATACAGTGTAGCAAAAGTCTGTGAAAAAGACGGGTCCTGTCTTCCTCTCGATCCAG accTAAACAAGATCATGGCTGAGTCCAGGGACTACGACAGGCTGCTGTTTGCCTGGCAGGGCTGGCGAAATGTTTCAGGAAGAGAACTGCGCCAAACCTACAAGAGATATGTGGAGCTTGCCAACTTAGCTGCCAGGAGTAACG GTCACACTGACAATGGTGCTTTCTGGCGCTCCTTGTACGAAACACCCACATTCGAGCAGGATCTGGAGGGGTTATGGAAAGAACTGCAACCGCTCTATCTCAACCTTCATACGTACGTCCGAAGAGCGCTCTACAAAAAATATGGAAAGGAACGCATTAACCTTAATGGGCCCATCCCTGCACATTTACTAG GAAACATGTGGGCACAGACCTGGTCAGGAATCATGGACTTGGTGAACCCGTACCCTGGTGCCACTCAAGTGGATGTCACACAATCCATGATAGACAAG AAATGGGATGCTGTGCGAATGTTCGAGGAGTCCGACAACTTCTTCAAGTCATTGGGCCTGGAACCAATGCCTCCGGAATTCTGGAGCAAGTCGATGCTGACGAAGCCTGCAGACCGTGAAGTGGTGTGTCATGCCTCAGCCTGGGATTTCTACAACCGCAAAGATTTCAG GATTAAGCAATGTACAGTGGTGACCATGGACGATCTGATCACGGTGCATCACGAAATGGGTCATGTGCAATATTTCCTCCAGTATAAGGACCAGCCCATCTCGTTCCGTGATGGCGCCAACCCGGGATTCCATGAAGCCATTGGAGATGTTCTGGCGTTGTCAGTGTCCACACCCAAGCACCTTAACACCATCGGTCTGCTCGATAAGGTCGAGGACAACCATG AGAGCACTATAAACTTCCTGATGAGCATCGCCCTGGATAAAATCGCCTTCCTGCCATTTGGTTACCTGATGGACCAGTGGAGGTGGAAGGTGTTCGATGGCAGGATATCGAGTGATGAGTACAACAAGGAGTGGTGGAATCTCAG GCTGAAGTACCAGGGCTTGTGCCCACCTGTAACCCGCACAGAGGATGACTTTGACCCAGGTGCCAAGTTCCACATCCCGGCCAACGTGCCCTACATCAG GTACTTTGTCAGCTTTGTGATCCAGTTCCAGTTCCATGAAGCTCTGTGTGCAGCTGCGGGTCACACTGGACCTCTCCACACCTGCGACATCTATAAGTCTACAGAGGCAGGAAAACGCCTCGG CGATGCGATGAAGCTGGGCTTCAGTAAGCCCTGGCCCGAGGCGATGACCATGATCACCGGCCAGCCCAAAATGTCTGCACAGGCTTTGATGAAGTACTTCCAGCCCCTCACCACCTGGCTAGAGCAGGAGAACAAGAAAAACGGTGATATCCTCGGCTGGCCCGACTACAGCTGGACACCAACCACGA CAGCTGCAGTTGTGGAGGAGACCGTTCCTACTGTGGATTTCTTAGGCTTGAATGTGGATGAAGCTGCAGCTGTAGCTGGACAGTGGGTTCTGCTTGTGTTCGGCATCGCCCTTCTGGTCTCCACTTCTTTCCTGGCCTACAAATACCAGAAATCCAGGCGCCTAAACAAGAAGTCCGTCTCCCAAATGGAGCTCAAATAG
- the ace gene encoding angiotensin-converting enzyme isoform X2 produces the protein MHWAVLLLSLVGVGVALRPEWKPGTYLATEAGALLFVNDYNSTAEEVFSYSTEASWEYKTNLTNENSQQEITANLEKQGFTEAWGKLAKQLFNDALMDTFTDPNLKSLIKKINVLGPANLPETEREKYNVIQSQMDNIYSTSKVCPKPTECWSLEPELTKILATSRSYKQLLYAWEGWHNTSGGPLKPLYPQFVELSNKASIMDGFEDTGAYWRSWYESPTFERDLEGLFMQLQPLYLNLHAFVRRKLYDFYGPKYINLKGPIPAHLLGNMWAQSWNNIYDLMIPFPNKPNVDVTNTMVAKGYNATHMFRVAEEFFTSLGLKEMPARFWEKSMLEKPTDNREVVCHASAWDFYNREDFRIKQCTTVTMEQLFTVHHEMGHVEYYLQYKDQPVSFRRGANPGFHEAIGDVLSLSVSTPKHLNTIGLLDTLTDDIETDTNYLLKMALEKIAFLPFGYLIDQWRWGVFSGRTPPERYNSEWWYLRTKYQGICPPVRRTEENFDPGAKYHIPGNTPYIRYFVSYILQFQFHKKLCQEAGHTGPLHKCDIYRSTKAGAVLEKIMKFGSSRTWMDVLQETLGTNKMDASALMEYFQPITTWLENQNKQSGEILGWPDFDWMPPVPQGYPEDIAEKITDEAQAKDFLTDYNATAEEVWNTYTEASWAYNTDINEANKQTMLQKNLDMAKHTKDYGLKARKYDTTDFQDASVKRILKKLSDLERAALPDAELIEYNDLLASMETTYSVAKVCEKDGSCLPLDPDLNKIMAESRDYDRLLFAWQGWRNVSGRELRQTYKRYVELANLAARSNGHTDNGAFWRSLYETPTFEQDLEGLWKELQPLYLNLHTYVRRALYKKYGKERINLNGPIPAHLLGNMWAQTWSGIMDLVNPYPGATQVDVTQSMIDKKWDAVRMFEESDNFFKSLGLEPMPPEFWSKSMLTKPADREVVCHASAWDFYNRKDFRIKQCTVVTMDDLITVHHEMGHVQYFLQYKDQPISFRDGANPGFHEAIGDVLALSVSTPKHLNTIGLLDKVEDNHESTINFLMSIALDKIAFLPFGYLMDQWRWKVFDGRISSDEYNKEWWNLRLKYQGLCPPVTRTEDDFDPGAKFHIPANVPYIRYFVSFVIQFQFHEALCAAAGHTGPLHTCDIYKSTEAGKRLGDAMKLGFSKPWPEAMTMITGQPKMSAQALMKYFQPLTTWLEQENKKNGDILGWPDYSWTPTTTAVVEETVPTVDFLGLNVDEAAAVAGQWVLLVFGIALLVSTSFLAYKYQKSRRLNKKSVSQMELK, from the exons ATCACTGCAAATCTGGAGAAGCAAGGTTTCACAGAAGCATGGGGAAAGCTGGCGAAGCAATTATTTAATGATGCACTCATGGACACTTTTACTGATCCAAACCTCAAGAGCCTTATCAAAAAGATCAATGTCCTGGGACCCGCCAACCTCCCGGAAACAGAACGAGAGAAG TACAATGTCATTCAGAGTCAGATGGACAACATATATTCCACCTCAAAGGTGTGTCCCAAACCAACAGAATGTTGGTCTTTAGAGCCTG AGTTGACAAAGATCTTGGCCACATCCCGGAGCTACAAGCAACTGCTGTATGCCTGGGAAGGTTGGCACAACACCTCTGGAGGACCACTCAAACCCCTTTACCCTCAATTTGTTGAACTCAGCAACAAAGCTTCCATTATGGATG GTTTTGAAGACACCGGTGCTTATTGGCGTTCCTGGTACGAGTCTCCAACTTTCGAGCGGGACCTCGAAGGCCTGTTCATGCAGCTGCAGCCCCTCTACCTAAACCTGCATGCATTTGTCCGTCGCAAGCTGTATGACTTCTACGGCCCCAAGTATATCAATCTCAAAGGCCCCATTCCTGCTCATCTGCTTG gtaaCATGTGGGCACAAAGCTGGAACAACATATATGACTTGATGATCCCTTTTCCTAATAAGCCTAATGTGGACGTGACTAACACTATGGTTGCTAAA GGATACAATGCCACCCATATGTTTCGGGTAGCTGAAGAATTCTTCACCTCTCTTGGGCTGAAAGAGATGCCTGCCCGGTTTTGGGAAAAGTCTATGCTCGAGAAGCCCACTGATAATCGAGAGGTGGTCTGTCATGCCTCTGCGTGGGACTTTTATAACCGGGAAGACTTTAG GATTAAACAGTGTACCACAGTGACTATGGAGCAGCTCTTTACAGTGCACCATGAGATGGGTCATGTAGAGTATTACCTGCAATACAAAGACCAGCCAGTCAGCTTCAGGAGAGGAGCCAACCCTGGCTTTCATGAGGCCATTGGAGATGTGCTGTCTCTTTCAGTATCGACACCCAAACACCTGAATACTATTGGCCTGCTTGACACACTAACCGATGACATTG AAACCGATACAAATTACCTGTTAAAGATGGCATTGGAGAAGATTGCCTTCCTTCCTTTTGGATACCTGATTGATCAGTGGCGCTGGGGAGTGTTCAGTGGACGGACACCACCTGAACGCTACAATTCAGAGTGGTGGTACCTCAG AACAAAATACCAAGGTATCTGTCCACCGGTGAGACGAACAGAGGAGAATTTTGATCCTGGGGCAAAATATCATATTCCAGGAAACACTCCATATATCAG GTACTTTGTGAGCTACATCCTGCAGTTCCAGTTTCACAAGAAGCTTTGCCAGGAAGCTGGACACACCGGACCACTGCATAAGTGTGACATCTACCGATCCACCAAGGCCGGGGCTGTTTTAGA aaaaatcatgaaGTTTGGTTCATCAAGGACTTGGATGGACGTGCTGCAGGAGACTTTGGGAACAAACAAAATGGACGCCAGTGCCCTAATGGAATACTTTCAGCCCATCACCACCTGGTTAGAGAACCAGAACAAGCAGTCGGGTGAAATACTCGGCTGGCCTGACTTTGATTGGATGCCTCCTGTTCCACAAGGTTACCCAGAAGACATTG CTGAGAAAATAACCGATGAGGCACAGGCGAAAGACTTCCTGACTGATTACAACGCCAcagcagaggaggtctggaacACTTACACTGAGGCGTCGTGGGcttacaacactgacatcaaTGAAGCAAACAAGCAGACTATG CTGCAGAAAAACCTTGACATGGCCAAACACACAAAGGACTACGGATTAAAGGCACGCAAGTATGACACTACTGATTTCCAGGATGCTTCAGTGAAAAGGATCCTAAAAAAACTGAGTGATCTGGAGAGAGCTGCACTCCCGGATGCAGAACTGATAGAG tacaaTGACTTGTTGGCCTCTATGGAGACCACATACAGTGTAGCAAAAGTCTGTGAAAAAGACGGGTCCTGTCTTCCTCTCGATCCAG accTAAACAAGATCATGGCTGAGTCCAGGGACTACGACAGGCTGCTGTTTGCCTGGCAGGGCTGGCGAAATGTTTCAGGAAGAGAACTGCGCCAAACCTACAAGAGATATGTGGAGCTTGCCAACTTAGCTGCCAGGAGTAACG GTCACACTGACAATGGTGCTTTCTGGCGCTCCTTGTACGAAACACCCACATTCGAGCAGGATCTGGAGGGGTTATGGAAAGAACTGCAACCGCTCTATCTCAACCTTCATACGTACGTCCGAAGAGCGCTCTACAAAAAATATGGAAAGGAACGCATTAACCTTAATGGGCCCATCCCTGCACATTTACTAG GAAACATGTGGGCACAGACCTGGTCAGGAATCATGGACTTGGTGAACCCGTACCCTGGTGCCACTCAAGTGGATGTCACACAATCCATGATAGACAAG AAATGGGATGCTGTGCGAATGTTCGAGGAGTCCGACAACTTCTTCAAGTCATTGGGCCTGGAACCAATGCCTCCGGAATTCTGGAGCAAGTCGATGCTGACGAAGCCTGCAGACCGTGAAGTGGTGTGTCATGCCTCAGCCTGGGATTTCTACAACCGCAAAGATTTCAG GATTAAGCAATGTACAGTGGTGACCATGGACGATCTGATCACGGTGCATCACGAAATGGGTCATGTGCAATATTTCCTCCAGTATAAGGACCAGCCCATCTCGTTCCGTGATGGCGCCAACCCGGGATTCCATGAAGCCATTGGAGATGTTCTGGCGTTGTCAGTGTCCACACCCAAGCACCTTAACACCATCGGTCTGCTCGATAAGGTCGAGGACAACCATG AGAGCACTATAAACTTCCTGATGAGCATCGCCCTGGATAAAATCGCCTTCCTGCCATTTGGTTACCTGATGGACCAGTGGAGGTGGAAGGTGTTCGATGGCAGGATATCGAGTGATGAGTACAACAAGGAGTGGTGGAATCTCAG GCTGAAGTACCAGGGCTTGTGCCCACCTGTAACCCGCACAGAGGATGACTTTGACCCAGGTGCCAAGTTCCACATCCCGGCCAACGTGCCCTACATCAG GTACTTTGTCAGCTTTGTGATCCAGTTCCAGTTCCATGAAGCTCTGTGTGCAGCTGCGGGTCACACTGGACCTCTCCACACCTGCGACATCTATAAGTCTACAGAGGCAGGAAAACGCCTCGG CGATGCGATGAAGCTGGGCTTCAGTAAGCCCTGGCCCGAGGCGATGACCATGATCACCGGCCAGCCCAAAATGTCTGCACAGGCTTTGATGAAGTACTTCCAGCCCCTCACCACCTGGCTAGAGCAGGAGAACAAGAAAAACGGTGATATCCTCGGCTGGCCCGACTACAGCTGGACACCAACCACGA CTGCAGTTGTGGAGGAGACCGTTCCTACTGTGGATTTCTTAGGCTTGAATGTGGATGAAGCTGCAGCTGTAGCTGGACAGTGGGTTCTGCTTGTGTTCGGCATCGCCCTTCTGGTCTCCACTTCTTTCCTGGCCTACAAATACCAGAAATCCAGGCGCCTAAACAAGAAGTCCGTCTCCCAAATGGAGCTCAAATAG